Proteins from a genomic interval of Pseudomonadota bacterium:
- a CDS encoding pentapeptide repeat-containing protein: protein MPDTQAIELLRKSIKRYNEWKSVRPEGVDLEGVDLAGLRLAGADLIGVNLKSADLSGADLTGANLHNAVLYQVNAKGALLARCRLDEAYAADADFEGADMTQVLATQANFSRSVLRGVRFDHAKLLNATLDGADLTEARMVGALLVGT from the coding sequence TTGCCCGACACACAGGCCATCGAACTTCTCCGCAAGTCCATCAAGCGCTACAACGAATGGAAGTCCGTGCGACCCGAGGGGGTCGATCTTGAGGGGGTCGACCTGGCCGGCCTGCGCCTCGCCGGCGCCGATCTCATCGGTGTGAACCTGAAATCGGCCGACCTCAGCGGCGCCGATCTCACGGGCGCCAACCTCCACAACGCGGTGCTCTACCAGGTGAACGCCAAGGGGGCACTGCTCGCCCGCTGCCGCCTCGACGAGGCCTATGCCGCCGACGCCGATTTCGAGGGCGCCGACATGACCCAGGTGCTCGCCACCCAGGCCAATTTCTCGCGCAGCGTGCTGCGCGGGGTCCGATTCGATCACGCGAAGCTGCTCAACGCCACGCTCGATGGCGCCGACCTCACCGAGGCGCGCATGGTGGGGGCCCTGCTCGTCGGCAC
- the rapZ gene encoding RNase adapter RapZ, whose amino-acid sequence MLAKPRRVSWRDPGTFQKQDEARAASTSNFIIITGLSGAGKSLASRCFEDLNFFCVDNLPPALLPKFAQLCATSEIQNVALVIDIRGRDFFRELDSALDEMRRDGVPFQVIFLDASDQTLVTRFSETRRKHPLSSGGRVLDDIRHERKLLENLRTRADLILDTSILSPTRLKEEIISRIAAPPAGGRIMVTILSFGFKYGLPMDADLVFDVRFLSNPYYVASLRDQTGNDADVRDYVLAQAKAQAFLDHLYQMTDFLIPEYVQEGKTHLTVAIGCTGGKHRSITLANELARHMQSSSFKVVIKHRDVHR is encoded by the coding sequence ATGCTCGCAAAGCCCCGGCGCGTCTCCTGGCGCGACCCCGGCACTTTTCAGAAACAAGACGAGGCCCGCGCGGCGTCAACCAGCAACTTCATCATTATCACAGGTCTTTCGGGCGCAGGCAAGTCTCTGGCGAGCCGCTGCTTCGAAGACCTGAACTTCTTCTGCGTCGACAACCTGCCTCCCGCCTTGCTCCCGAAGTTCGCCCAGCTGTGCGCGACCTCCGAGATCCAGAACGTGGCCCTGGTCATCGACATCCGCGGCCGCGACTTCTTCCGAGAGCTCGACTCGGCCCTCGACGAGATGCGGCGCGATGGCGTTCCATTCCAGGTGATCTTCCTCGATGCCTCCGATCAGACCCTGGTCACCCGTTTCTCGGAGACCCGCCGAAAGCACCCGCTGAGCTCGGGCGGGCGCGTTCTCGATGACATCCGGCACGAGCGCAAGCTGCTCGAGAACCTGCGCACGCGCGCCGATCTCATCCTCGACACGTCGATTCTCTCCCCCACCCGCCTGAAGGAAGAGATCATCTCCCGCATCGCGGCCCCGCCGGCGGGCGGCCGCATCATGGTGACCATTCTCTCGTTCGGCTTCAAGTACGGGCTTCCGATGGACGCCGACCTCGTGTTCGATGTGCGATTCCTCTCGAACCCGTATTACGTGGCGTCGCTGCGCGATCAGACCGGCAACGACGCCGACGTGCGAGACTACGTGCTCGCCCAGGCCAAGGCCCAGGCCTTCCTCGACCACCTCTACCAGATGACCGATTTCCTCATTCCCGAGTACGTGCAGGAAGGCAAGACCCATCTCACCGTGGCCATCGGCTGCACGGGGGGCAAGCACCGCTCCATCACGCTCGCCAACGAGCTGGCGCGCCACATGCAGTCGAGCAGCTTCAAGGTGGTCATCAAGCACCGAGACGTTCACCGATGA